A segment of the Sulfurovum indicum genome:
TGGAATAACAGCTGTAGCGATACCTACCTCTTTGGCCTGCATTGTAAAGAAAGCATCACTGAAAACAAAGAGTAAAAATACAAAATACAAAAACAAAGAAGCAATGGTTTTTTTATCATTGTCCGTCAGAGTAAATGCCTGATTTGAAAATGGTTTGCTTTTTGGAATATCACTGACAAAGAATATAACCAGAACCAGTCCCACAATGCCGGGGACCAAGGTTGCATAAAAGATATTTCGTATCACAGTTTCACTCTGTCCGAAATACAGCAATATACCAAAAAGGATCAAAATACCGCTTAGTTCTCCTGATATGTCCATCATCTTGTGAAAACCGAAAGTCTTACCCGAGGCATTGGTCTTGCTGTATTCAGAGATCATCAGATCTTTAGGTGCAGAACGCAGTCCTTTGCCAAGACGCTCAAAGGCTTTAAGCAATGCGACACTTTTATAGCCGTGGCAGATACCTATCAGGGGTTTACTCAGTGCAGAAAGAGCATAACCTCCGACAACAAGCGGCTTTACGATACCATACCGGTCAGAGAGATACCCCGATACCAGACGCAATGCATAAGAGACAAAGGTGGCAACTGCAATAATCACACCCAGTTTATCCATCCCCTCATGCAAAACAACAACAACAAAAATAGGCAAAATCGGGTTGATCATGGCAGATGCCATATCGGTAAAAAAACTTACCCACCCCAGCATGACCACATTTTTGTCTATATTTTTCATAAAGGCGGATTCTCCGGTTCACTTTTTTGTATTCCGGATGCTTTTTTCTGTACCTTTATCTCCATTTTGTATACCTTATACTTTTTACTGCCACGCCTGCGGCAATGATATTTGTCCTGTACTTTTGATGTTTGGCACTTTATTCCCTTATCGTACCTGAATTAAAGTATACCCATAACTTTTACAACATTGACAGACTCTTTAAAGAATATTATACCAACAATCCTGTCCAGATGGTGTAAGCCCTGCCTATACCAAACTTTTAACGGCAATCAGGCAAAGCTGGTACGTAACAAATCTTCTCTACTCTTTTTCAGATCTTTAACGGACTGCGATTGGCTTTTCTCCTGATCCAGTTAGCCGCTTTGAATATAAAAGGTCTTTTGATCAGCCACCTCTCCACTTTATATTTATAGGGAAACTCTATAAGAAACAGACCGACAAGGATTGTCAGCAAACCCTGTCCGGGTAATACCAACATCGCAATTCCCGCTGCCACAAAGATAAACCCGAGCATATTTTTCATAATGATAGCGATCATACGGATAAGCGGATGCCACCCGCTCCACAGATACTTCTGCCGTTGAGGATAGGAAAAGTAGTCTGAGGGTATCTGTACAATGATCCACGGGACCAGTACTATTGAGAGAACAAAGCCTGTCATGGCGGCTATCGTAACAAACATACTAATCTTTCCTACCCACTTACTTTTCCCTCATACCACTTTCTAAGCCATCTGTCCAGAGGATTGATCATTTTGTAGATCACCGGTACAACCAGCAACGTCAGAATCATCGACGAGACCAATCCCCCAATGACTGCTATGGCCATAGGCGCTTTTGTCTCACTTCCCAGCGAGTCGCTCAATGCCAGAGGGAGCATTGCAAAGATCATTGCAATGGTCGTCATCAGAATAGGTCTAAGCCTTTTTTCACCTGCTTCCAAAAGCGCTGTATTGGCATCTTTCCCTTTGTCAATGGCCTCATTGGCAAAATCTACAAGCAAAACAGCATTCTTTCCCACCATTCCCATCAGAAGCATAAAGCCGATCATAACAAAGAGAGAGAAGTGTTCTCCGCTTAAAAAAAGCGCGATCATCACTCCGATGATGCTCAAAGGCAGAGCCATCATGATAATAAGAGGCTGTACCAGAGACTCATACAGGATCGCCAGAATGATGAACATCAAAATAACCGAAAGCCCCAGTGCCGCACCAAAAGCCTTGTTGGTCTTGACCATCTCATCGGCAAAACCGGTGAATTTGTAGCTCACACCCTTGGGCAAAAGCTTGTCGATTCCCTCTTTGGTATAGTTGACCGCACCACCCAGATCAAGCCCGAAAAGATCAGAGTAGATCGTCACTTGACGCTGTCTATCGAAATGGTAGATAGAAGCGAGTGATTTTGTACGCGAGAAGGTCACCAGCCCGTCAAGAGAAACCAGCTGACCGTTGGCGGCTCTGAGCTGTATCATCTTCAAGTCTTCCAGAGAGACCCTGTGGGCATCATCAAACCGGAGCGTGATATTATACTGCTTCCCTTTCTCTTCAAAATAGGAGATCTCAAGGTCACTGGAGAATGCAATGGAAATCGCCTGTGCGATCTGTGAAGCGGAGATACCCAGTCGGTTGGCATTCTCTCTGAGAATATTAATATCGATCTGCGGTTTTCCCTCATCCATATTCGTATCGATGTCAACAAACCCTTTTTTCCTGGCAAGATAGTCTACAAGCCGTGTTTTGGCGACTTCAAGATTTTTGAACGAATCTGACTTCAGCACGATCTGGTAGGGAACGGAGACCCCCGCCCCTTTGATGCTTGGGATCGCCGCTGCGGTAATGAACATCTTCTTCCTGTAAGGCTTGAGCTTCTGTCTGAACTGCTGGATGATCGCTTCCTGGTGCATTTCACGTTTATCTTTAGGAATGAGTTTTACGTAAATAAGTGCCTTGTTCTTCTCTTTGACTGCATTGTAGCCCACACTCAGTGTCGTAAAGGCGACACTCTTGTCCTCCTTCACCATCTTCTCAATCATCTTGGACTCTTTGATCATCTCTTCAAGCGAGATACCGGCCGGTGCACGCAGTTTGATCTCAAACTCCGCCTTGTCCTCTTTAGGAATGAAGTCCATACCGATCTTCGGGAAAAGTGCCAAAGAACCTGCAAATGCCGCCAATACCAGAATGAGGGTCATAACCTTGAAACGCAATACCAGTTTCAAGATGACATCATAGACCTTCTCCATCCCTTTGAAGATCGGCTCGGTGACATTGTAAAAGCGGCTCTCTTTTTTATTGAGTACCCTCGCACTCAGACTAGGCATAAAGGTCAGGGCTACCGTGTAGGAGATGATCACTGCAAACCCTACCGTCATAGCAAAACTCTCAAAAAACTTTCCAACAATCCCACTCATGTTAGCAACCGGAATAAATACTGCCAGCAACATCGCTGAAATGGCAAGGATGGCAAATGCCATCTCTTTGACCCCTTCCACTGCCGCATCAAACCTGCCCATACCCGCTTCCATCTTCTTGTAAATGTTCTCCAGCACGACTATGGCATCATCTATAATGATCCCGATGGAAAGTGTCAGCCCGATGAGAGTCATTTTATTGAGATCAAATCCCATGAGATTCATCAGTGCGATGGTTCCCAAAATAGAGATGGGAATAGAGAGGGCAGAGACGATCGTAATAGTAAAGTTACGCAGAAATCCGAAGATAATAATGACTGCGAGAAAGGCACCGTAGATCAGGTCGAACTCTACATCTTTAAGTGAATGGATAATGAAGGGAGAGGTGTCCTGAAGCGTCTGCACACCGTACCTGTTTTCTGACATCTTCTGTAAAGCCGGGACCGTCTCTTTAACCCGCTGCACGATCTCAAGGGTATTGGTCCCGGAGATCTTCTGCACTTCCAGCATGACACCCGGCACCCCGTTGAAAGAGGCATAACTATCCGGGTCGCTGAGGGTATCTTCTACTTTGGCGACATCTTTGAGGCGTACCTCATCCTTGATCACGATATTCTTCAGCTCTTCTACACTCAACGCATCTGCTTTTGTCTTTAGGATGAGCTCTTTGGTCGCAGTGATGAGCTTCCCGCCGCCGATCTTGACATTCTCACGCGAAACAATGGCATTAAGCTCACGTATGGTGATACCGTACTTGTTAAGTGCATGAATATCGGGGAATATCTTGATCTCCCTATCTTTATACCCGATAATATTGATGGCACCTACCCCGTTGATCTTCTGTAGGGCAGGTTTGACCTTCTCATCGGCAAAAAGCATCAGATTCTTAATGCTGTCATTCTTTGCAGTCAAAAAGACATTAATGACCGGTGCACCTCCGATATCGAGTTTGCTTACCAGCGGTGTTTTGGCATCTTTAGGCAGCAAAACGGCAGAGACTTTGTCCCTCACATCATTGGTTGCTTCATTGATATCACGCTCGAGAAAGAACTTCACCGTCACGACACTGGCACCTTCCGAGCTGGTAGAGATGATCGTATCGACCCCGCCGATACGAGAGATCGCCTCTTCGATCTTGTCGGTCACCTGTGATTCAACCGTACTCGCCTCTGCACCCGGATAGATGGTCTTGATGGTCACTATCGGGAAATCGACGTTGGGGAAGAGTGCCGAGGGCATACTTTTAAAACTCAGCAATCCGAAGATCACCAGAGTAAAGACGTACATCAGTGTTGCTATGGGTCGGTTGATGGCTAACTTGTACATACTGCCCTACTTTGCATCCGGAACGAGAATGTATCCGTCACCAAATAGTCCCGGAGTAAAACCTTCAGCTTCCACTTCCGCCCTGATCTTCCTGTTGGCATCATTCGCATAGGGGTAGACCCTGCTGATCTTCCCCGTATAGACAGTACTGTCCCCGTCCACACTGTAACGGAAGGTCATCCCGGGCTTGATCTCCCTCCAGTATTTCTGGTCAAAGGCCAGAACCAGTTTTCTCTCTTTGAGGCTCTGTACCTTCATGACCGTACGTATCATTGCACCGCTGACCACATCGCCGACCTCCACCATTTTTTCGTAAATGATGCCGTCAAAAGGGGCTTTGAGCTGTGTTTTGTCCAGCATCGCCTGCTGGTATGCTAACTGTGCCTTGGCATGTTCATACTTATAGGCATACTGGTCAAACTTTGCCGCATCAACCAGTTTCTTGACCTTCACCTGTCGTTCATAGTCTCTCTTGGCATACTTCAGTGCTACTTTGGAGACTTCCAGTGCAGCAGCCAGGTCATCATTGTTCAGCTCGGCAAGCACTTCCCCCTTGTGTACCAGGGAAGCAACATCGACATTGACCTTCGCTACCGTACCGCTGCTGGTAAATGCAAGCTCTGCGTGATGCCTGGCTTCAACATTGAACGTCGCATAGACCTCTCCTGCCTGAAGTGAACTTGCCGCCAACCATAAAAAAACTGTTATCTGTGTAATACTTCTAAGACTCGGCATTTAGTGCCTCCCTGTACTGAATTTTAATTCTTGTCATCGTATGAACTCCCTGGGGTCTTTCCCCGCATAGTAATAGTAAACAGACTTTTTCACTTCATAATCGTACACCGTTTCTTTGTAGCGTGCCTGTGCCAGCGTCTTCTGTGCCAGTGCATCCAGAAAGGCGATATCATCTACCAGTCCCGCCTCAAACTTCTTTTTGATCGTCACATAACTACTCTCTGCTGCTTTCAGTGCACTCTTTGCACTTTGCATCTTCGTTCTGGTTGTCTGCAGATTTCTGCGTGCCAGTTTGAAGTTCATGCGCTGCTGCTTTCTGGCATGTTCAAGTTCACTGAGCAGTGCCAGTTTTTGGTACTTTACCGCTTCACTCTCTTTGGAAGTTCTGCCACTGTCAAAGATCCGCATATTGACCGAGAGCTTCAGCTCGTTCTGATGGCCGACGAGAAATCCGTCACCGCTAATCATCGTATCGCCAAAATGTGACCTGAAGTAGGTATCTGAAAGTACAACCTGAGGCATATTGGCAGCATCGATCGCTTTGGCATTCTCACCCACCGCTTTGGCATTGGCTTCAAGTATCTTAATGGCATCAAACCATTCAAACTTCACATGTTCCGGTTCAAGAAAATAGTCACGCCCCAGCTGTGTTGCCGGAAGTCCCGTGATCAGTCTCAGGTTCTCCCTGTTTGTCTCTATGGCAAACCTGGTATTTTCCATCGTATAGCGGTTGTTCTCATAGACTGCCAGAAGCTTGTCCAACTCTTCCTGCGTCGCCAGTCCCGTAATCATGAACTTTTTCATACGTACGATCTGTGTCTTGAGTTCTCTGGCACGTTCCTGAAGCGCGCTCAGTGACGCTTCAAGTCCCTTGATGGCATAGTAGTGCTGTACGATCTGGAGTATTACACTCTTCTCGAAGGCCTGTTTCTCGAACAGAGATGCCTCTTTCTCATATCCTTTGGCACGCAGCGTGGCACTTTTCCGTCCTCCGTCATACAGTTCGAGATTCAACATAGCAAATCCTGTTGTCTCTTCTCCCGGAGAGACGATGTAATGGGGTGAATATTTGCTGAAACTCCCGCCAATATCCACCGTTGGCCAGAAAGCACTTTCGGCTGCCTCTACCCCCTTCTGTTTGGCTGTGATACGTATCTCTTTGGCTCTGATCTGTCCATTATGCTTTTGTGCCTCTTCAATGAACTGCTTCAGTCCAATACTTTGTCCCATCCCCAGAGCCGGCAACAGCAACCATATCAGAACTCTTTTCATAGTGTATCCTTTTGTCTGCCTGTCTGAACCAGAGTAAAAAGTGTATCGATATAGGCATGTACTTCCTTTTTCAGGTTCTCTTTGTCATGTGTCGTTTCAGCGACAATATACATCCCCTGAGCTGTGGCAAAAACCCCTTTGGTCATTCTCGCCATCTCCGGAACAAGCTCTTTATTGGCGATCCCTTCCCTGATCAGAGATTCAAACCACAGATAGTAATGGTCAAAACAGGCTTTCTGGAAATCGACCATCTCCTTTTGGGGCGTGAGCAGGGAGACACCGGTGAACATTTTGTAGAGTATCCGAAGATCCTGACTCTCCTCCTCATAAAAAAAATCGGCAAAGACCTTTACCTTCTCGCGAGTGCTTGTAAGGCGGGCAAGCTTTTCCTCCATCCTCAAGTTATACTCCTGCAGTAGGATGTTCACCAGTTCGAACAGCAGGGCTTCCTTGCTTTTGAAATACTCGTAAAACGTACCCTTCCCTATACCTGCTGCTTTGGCAATGGAGGCGATGGTCAGGTTCTGAATACCATTCTGAAGAATAATATCTCTACATGAGAGGGCAATATCTTTACGTTTTTGATCTTTGTCTACAATGATCGGCATACGGCTCCTTTTTATGACTGACCGTCGGTCAATTTAAAAAATTATAATATGTTTTGCTTAAAGTTGCAGTATTTTAAACGTTTCAGCGAAGCAATACAAGCATCGTTAAAGAAAAAAAAGAGCTTTTTATAGGCGCTCTTTTAAATGTTGTATTCTTTCATAAGCGATCCCTATACGCTTTCTGCTCACCTTTCCTTCTTTAACCAAGG
Coding sequences within it:
- a CDS encoding MFS transporter, which translates into the protein MKNIDKNVVMLGWVSFFTDMASAMINPILPIFVVVVLHEGMDKLGVIIAVATFVSYALRLVSGYLSDRYGIVKPLVVGGYALSALSKPLIGICHGYKSVALLKAFERLGKGLRSAPKDLMISEYSKTNASGKTFGFHKMMDISGELSGILILFGILLYFGQSETVIRNIFYATLVPGIVGLVLVIFFVSDIPKSKPFSNQAFTLTDNDKKTIASLFLYFVFLLFVFSDAFFTMQAKEVGIATAVIPLLFAVSAGVQTLTSYTFGIFVDKLGAKPVLVFAYACGVLAQGFLYLQKAYFTWIAYAFLGLFTVASLNANRAFISQNADNRGSVYGVFYAGVAFFGAAGAYMSGMIWEYWGMQTVLSFSLAGTTLLTLLFVTILLQNREKGNG
- a CDS encoding efflux RND transporter periplasmic adaptor subunit, with amino-acid sequence MPSLRSITQITVFLWLAASSLQAGEVYATFNVEARHHAELAFTSSGTVAKVNVDVASLVHKGEVLAELNNDDLAAALEVSKVALKYAKRDYERQVKVKKLVDAAKFDQYAYKYEHAKAQLAYQQAMLDKTQLKAPFDGIIYEKMVEVGDVVSGAMIRTVMKVQSLKERKLVLAFDQKYWREIKPGMTFRYSVDGDSTVYTGKISRVYPYANDANRKIRAEVEAEGFTPGLFGDGYILVPDAK
- a CDS encoding TetR/AcrR family transcriptional regulator, translating into MPIIVDKDQKRKDIALSCRDIILQNGIQNLTIASIAKAAGIGKGTFYEYFKSKEALLFELVNILLQEYNLRMEEKLARLTSTREKVKVFADFFYEEESQDLRILYKMFTGVSLLTPQKEMVDFQKACFDHYYLWFESLIREGIANKELVPEMARMTKGVFATAQGMYIVAETTHDKENLKKEVHAYIDTLFTLVQTGRQKDTL
- a CDS encoding efflux RND transporter permease subunit, producing MYKLAINRPIATLMYVFTLVIFGLLSFKSMPSALFPNVDFPIVTIKTIYPGAEASTVESQVTDKIEEAISRIGGVDTIISTSSEGASVVTVKFFLERDINEATNDVRDKVSAVLLPKDAKTPLVSKLDIGGAPVINVFLTAKNDSIKNLMLFADEKVKPALQKINGVGAINIIGYKDREIKIFPDIHALNKYGITIRELNAIVSRENVKIGGGKLITATKELILKTKADALSVEELKNIVIKDEVRLKDVAKVEDTLSDPDSYASFNGVPGVMLEVQKISGTNTLEIVQRVKETVPALQKMSENRYGVQTLQDTSPFIIHSLKDVEFDLIYGAFLAVIIIFGFLRNFTITIVSALSIPISILGTIALMNLMGFDLNKMTLIGLTLSIGIIIDDAIVVLENIYKKMEAGMGRFDAAVEGVKEMAFAILAISAMLLAVFIPVANMSGIVGKFFESFAMTVGFAVIISYTVALTFMPSLSARVLNKKESRFYNVTEPIFKGMEKVYDVILKLVLRFKVMTLILVLAAFAGSLALFPKIGMDFIPKEDKAEFEIKLRAPAGISLEEMIKESKMIEKMVKEDKSVAFTTLSVGYNAVKEKNKALIYVKLIPKDKREMHQEAIIQQFRQKLKPYRKKMFITAAAIPSIKGAGVSVPYQIVLKSDSFKNLEVAKTRLVDYLARKKGFVDIDTNMDEGKPQIDINILRENANRLGISASQIAQAISIAFSSDLEISYFEEKGKQYNITLRFDDAHRVSLEDLKMIQLRAANGQLVSLDGLVTFSRTKSLASIYHFDRQRQVTIYSDLFGLDLGGAVNYTKEGIDKLLPKGVSYKFTGFADEMVKTNKAFGAALGLSVILMFIILAILYESLVQPLIIMMALPLSIIGVMIALFLSGEHFSLFVMIGFMLLMGMVGKNAVLLVDFANEAIDKGKDANTALLEAGEKRLRPILMTTIAMIFAMLPLALSDSLGSETKAPMAIAVIGGLVSSMILTLLVVPVIYKMINPLDRWLRKWYEGKVSG
- a CDS encoding TolC family protein encodes the protein MKRVLIWLLLPALGMGQSIGLKQFIEEAQKHNGQIRAKEIRITAKQKGVEAAESAFWPTVDIGGSFSKYSPHYIVSPGEETTGFAMLNLELYDGGRKSATLRAKGYEKEASLFEKQAFEKSVILQIVQHYYAIKGLEASLSALQERARELKTQIVRMKKFMITGLATQEELDKLLAVYENNRYTMENTRFAIETNRENLRLITGLPATQLGRDYFLEPEHVKFEWFDAIKILEANAKAVGENAKAIDAANMPQVVLSDTYFRSHFGDTMISGDGFLVGHQNELKLSVNMRIFDSGRTSKESEAVKYQKLALLSELEHARKQQRMNFKLARRNLQTTRTKMQSAKSALKAAESSYVTIKKKFEAGLVDDIAFLDALAQKTLAQARYKETVYDYEVKKSVYYYYAGKDPREFIR
- a CDS encoding PGPGW domain-containing protein; amino-acid sequence: MFVTIAAMTGFVLSIVLVPWIIVQIPSDYFSYPQRQKYLWSGWHPLIRMIAIIMKNMLGFIFVAAGIAMLVLPGQGLLTILVGLFLIEFPYKYKVERWLIKRPFIFKAANWIRRKANRSPLKI